CGGCGCGGGGGCGGGCGTCGGGGCTGTCTGGCGGCAGCAACGTGCCCAATTCTACCGGGAGCGGTACGAGGCGGAACGCGAGCACAACTGGCTGCGGGACGTGATTGCCCGCAGCCTGAACGAAGTTTACGTCTTCGATCCCGAAACCTTGAGGTTCTCCTTCGTCAACGCGGGAGCCTGCCGCAACCTCGGCTACACCCCGGATGAGCTTGCCCGGCTGACGCCGCTCGACCTCAAGCCGGAGTTCACGGAGGAAGCCTTCCGCGCCATGGTGGCGCCGTTGCGCAGCGGTGAACGCGAGGTGCTTGTTTTCGAGACCGTCCACCGCCGCAAGGACGGCTCGGACTACCCCGTGGAGGTCCACCTCCAGCTCGTGGACACTGCTGCTGAGCGCGTATTCCTGGCCGTCATCAATGACATCGCCGAGCGCAAGCGGGCGGAGGCGGCCTTGCAGGGGAGTGAGGATCGCTACCGCGACCTAGTCGAACACAGCCATGATCTGATCTGCACCCATGACCTGAAAGGAAATCTCCTCTCCGTAAACGAAGCGGCGGTGAGGGTGACGGGTTATTCTCGTGACACACTGCTGCGCATGAACCTGGCAGATCTGCTCGACCCGCGGCAGCGCGCGGGTTTACAGGCGTATCTGGGCGAAATGGAGGAGAGGGGGTGTGCGCGAGGCATCATGCGGATACAGACCGCCGGCGGCGAGGCCCGCTTGTGGGAATACGACAACACGCTTCGGGCCGAGGGCGCGGAGGTTCCCATCGTGCGCGGCATGGCCCACGATATCACCGACAGCCGGCGGGCCGAGCAACAGCGCCGGGCGCTGGAAGCCCAGCTCCACGTGGCTCATAAAATGGAGGCGCTCGGAACGCTAGCCGCCGGTATCGCTCATGACTTCAACAACATCCTCGGCGCCATCATCGGCAACGCCGAGCTGGCGCGGCAAGACGTCGGACCCAGTCATCCGGCGATCGAGAGCCTCAGCGAGATTCGCAAGGCGAGCCAGAGGGCCAAGGACCTGGTGCAGCGCATCCTCGCTTTCGGCCGCCAGCAACAGCAGCCGCAAGAAGTCATTGCGCTGCGCCCGACGGTGGAAGAGACCGTCGCACTGCTGCGCGCCACGCTGCCCGCCGGCGTCGAGCTGTCCACCACCTTCGGCGCCGACACACCCACGGTGCTGGCTGATTCAACGCAGATTCATCAGGTCATGATCAACCTATGCACCAACGCCTGGCACGCGCTGGACGGGGGCAGCGGCCGCATCGACATCCGTCTCGATGGGGTCACGCTTGACGCCCAGGCAGCGAGAGCCGATACGAAACTCTGGCCTGGCCGTTTTGCGCGCTTGACCGTGGCCGACAACGGTGCCGGCATGGACGCCGCGACGTTGGAACGTATCTTCGATCCGTTCTTCACTACCAAGCCAGTCGGCCAAGGCACTGGTCTCGGCCTGTCGGTCGTGCACGGCATCATCGAAGCGCATGGCGGCGCCATCACCGTCACTAGCCAGCCCGGTAAAGGCACGATCTTCTCCGTCTTCTTCCCCGCCGCCACCGCGCCGCCGCCCAGCGCGGCGCGGGAAGGCGCGGCGGCCGAGCCCCTCCCGGCGGCCGGGGGCCAGCACGTGCTCTACCTGGACGACGAGGAATCGTTGGTGTTCCTGGTGACGCGCTTGCTGAAACGGTTGGGGTATAGGGTCAGTGGGTACACGCGGGCGGAGGAGGCGCTGGCGGCCGTGCGGGCCGATCCGGGGCAATTCGATCTCGTGGTGACTGACCTCAGCATGCCGGGAATGTCAGGCCTCGAGGTCGCGCGCGAGCTGTCGCGCCTGCGTCCTGACCTACCGGTGGTGCTGGCATCGGGGTACATCACGGAGGAGTTGCGCGCCGCCGCCCCTGAGGTAGGCGTGCGCCAGTTGATCTATAAGCCCAACACGGTGGAGGAACTCTGCCTGGCGGTACAGCGCCTGGCGGGCGTGCCAAAGGAGTCGCACGGTGGATTGCGAGCGAGCCATGGCAACGATTCTCTCGGTTGATGACGACGAAGCGTTTCGCAGCATGCTGCGGCGGACGTTGCAACGGGTCGGACACGACGTCATCGAAGCCGCGGAGGCAGCGCCGTGCTGCGCTCGTTGAGTGGCGCGAGCGTGAACCTGGTGATCACAAACGTCATCGTGGAAACCCTACCCCGGTTGCCCCGAGCGCGCCGCTGCGCTAACAGCGGAGCCGAACGGAGGCCTCGGACGCGATGCTCGCACGCACCTGCCGCCGACAGAATAGCCGTCGCGGGGAACCACGCCGAGCGCCCTGACGCTCTGCGGCGGTAAATGGCAGGCATTACGCCCTTGCGGCTTCGCCCGAGATCTCCCTGGTCGAGAGCTGAAAGCGGAGAGTGACTCATGTTCGTCGGTGACCGCATGTCGCGCCGGGTAGTCACGGCACCGCCGCAGCTGCCGCTGGCCGAAGCGCGGGCACTGCTCGAGCGCCACCACATTCGCCAGCTGCCGGTGCTGCAAGGCACGCAGCTTGTCGGCATCATCACCGATCGGGATTTGCGCGCCGCCCCCGCCACTACGCGAGCGGTGCGGCAAGCGATGACCGCCAACCCGTTAACCATCGCCCCCGACGCGCCGGTGGACGAAGCCGCGCGCTTACTGCGGGCGCATAAGATCAATGCTCTGCCGGTAATCAAGGCGGGCAAGCTGTCCGGCATTCTCACCGCCAGTGATGTATTGGGCGCCTTCATCGAGCTCTCGGGCGTGGCCGAGCGCACCTATCGCATCATTTTCAGGGCCACGGCCGGCACCGAAGGCCGAGTGCGGCGCGTGATCGAGGGGGCGCGCGGCGAGATCAAGTGGCTGCACCGCGAGCACGGGCGCGCTCGCCGCCTGCACGTGCGCCTCAAGGCCCGCCGCATCGAGGACGTTACCGCGGCGCTGGAAGGTGCCGGCTTTGAGGTCAGCGCCGTGGTGGCACCACCGCCGCGGCGCGGGTGAACATCGGCGCACGGATGCCAGCCGACTACTTCACGTCCGAGGTCAGCGAAGAGCAGCTGCGCCATGAGCGCGCCAAGGCGCGGGAGCTGCGGCAGTCGCCTTGGTGGAAGCGGCGCCTGGCCGCCGGCCGCTGCCACTACTGCGGAGCGGCGGTGCCGCCGCGGGAGTTGACGATGGACCACGTCGTGCCGTTGATCCGCGGCGGGCGCTCGACCAAGGGCAACCTGGTGCCCGCCTGCAAGGCGTGCAACGCCAGCAAGCAGAGCCGCCTCGCTTTCGAATGGGAACCGGCAGCCGCGCCGGAGGGCAGGAAGCCGTAGGCGGCCGGCCGCGGTTTTCTTGGTGGCATTGCGCCGCGCTCACGTGCTAGGAGCCAAGCATGCAGCGCCTGATCGACACCTGGTTCGAACTCGACCGCCAGCAACAGCCCGAGCACTACTACGCCTATACCCGTGACCACTGGCGCTTGGCGTTGTATCGCTACGTACCGCGGCGCGGCAGCCATCGCACCCCGGTGCTGCTGTGCCACGGGATGTCGTCGAATCGCTGGGACATGGACGGACCCGGGCGCATCTCGCTGGCGCGTCACTTGGTGCGCCGCGGTTACGACGTGTGGAATGTCGAGCTGCGCGGCGCCGGCCGCTCGACTCGCCCGACGTGGTGGAACGGCAAGCGCTACAACTGGACATTCGAGGACTACGTCCAGCACGACGCCCCCGCCGCGTTGCAAGTGGTCTTGCGCGAAACCGGCGCGCGGCAGGTGCATTGGGTCGGCCACTCGATGGGCGGCATGATCGCCTATGCGCTCCTGATGAGTCCGGTGCACGACAAGATCGCCAGCGCGGTTACACTCGGCTCTCCGACCATGACCAAGGTCGGGCATCCGCTGCTCGATTTCGGCGTGCCCTACCGCTGGCTGCTGCGCCTGCTGCCGCCGCGGGTGCCGGTCGGCATCCTAGCGCGCCTGGGCTTTCCCTTCGCCCCCTGGATCTACCGCGGCTGGGAACACACCATTCGCGAGCTGGGGTGGTGCGAGGGCAATGCCAGCCTGCCGCTGCTGCGGGCTCTCATGCTGACCGCGGTGGACGATCTGCCCGCCTCACTACTGCGCGAGTTCGCTCGCTGGTACGAAAACAAGGCGATGCACGACCGTTATGCGATGTTCGATTTCACCGAGCACCTCGAGCGCATTACCGCGCCGGTGCTTATCATCGCCGGCAGCAAGGACGGGCTGACGCCGGTGCGCGACCTCGAAGCGGTCTACCGCCGCCTCAGCTCGCGCGACAAGGCCTTTCGGATAATCGGCAAAGCCCAGGGCTTCGCTCACGACTACAGCCACGCCGACCTCATCCTCGGTCTGCACGCGCCCGAGGACGTTTATCCCGTGGTGGTGCAGTGGCTCGATGCCCACCGCCAGACGGCGCCGCGGCCGGCACGTGCCTCGCGCCCAGCACGCGCGCCACGCGCGTCGGTCTCCCAGCTACACGCCGTCGCCGCCGAAGCCGAGTAGCATCACGAGCCAACAGCGCCGGTCGGGCTAGCCCCGCTAGGCAGCGCGCCCCGCGGCACGCCCGCCTCGCTCCTTGCACCTGGAGGGCGATGGCGGGGCAACGTCCTCGCGGTAAAGCTGCGTTGGCCCAATAGGTAGCCACTCCGGCGCTAAAGGTCCGCAATCCCTTGTGGTCAGCGGCCGAGAGCGCTGCATGTACCCACCCTGCGGGTTCTCCAACAGACATGTCTGCCTAGCCCGGCGGTGCTTAGTGCCGGGCAGAGAGGGATCGCTTGACTGCGAAAGAGCCGCTGCGCTAGAGAAGACGCTCGCGATGAAAGCGCTGAGGAAGACAATGCCCTATCCAGCGCGCGCTGGTGCTCGCGCCTGGCCTCCTCGGCCACACGCATTTCCGGTGACCTTTAATCTCGGTAAAGAGACGACAGGCCTGCTTAAGGGTATCAAGGTTCAGCTGCTGCCCTACTACCAGGAAATTCTAGACAAGCATCGCGGCAATCGGAAGAGTGGAAAGTCGCACTGGGTCTGCGATCACGTAGAGCAGTTCGATATATCGTTTTACGTTCCCCACGACGCAATGCAGATTCCAGATAACAGGCTGGATCATATTGTGATCATGGTGAACGGCCTGAATGAGATCGATCATATCCATTACGCTCATTATGATCGACTGGGTGCCGCGCTCGCCTTCCGGGGCCTCGGCGCAGCACTATACCCCACGCCGTTTCACCTAAATCGCACTCCCTACATCGACAGGCGTTTCGAGGGCATGTACCGCCAGTTCCCGAGACCAAAGGATAACCCGAAGCCGTTGCAGAAGTGGCCCGAAGCGCCCGGCGCCATGACCATGAGTCGACGCCCGCACTGCGGGATGATGCGCCATCCGGGGGCGATCTTCCACTGTTTCGAACAGACCTCGCGTGACCTGGTACAACTCGCCAAGACGATTCAAGGCTCCGCTTCCGCTTCGGGCGCAGGGGCGGAGTACGACCAGCTGTTTTACGATTATCTCTTTGATCGGACTCGACGGCCACACGTTAGCCTTCTCGGATACTCCCTTGGCGGTTTACAGGTGCTGTACACGTTCCTTAAAGAGCCGGAACTATTCGACCACTGCATCCTGGTGAACTCTGGCGCCAATCTCAAAGGTATCCGGACTAAACCTGTTGGCATCAGAGACAACGAGTGGGACACCATCGTCAGGAATGCCATCAACTTGAGGAATGAAATACCAGACAGCATCGCAGCTCCGCATCGCACTATTTTGGACCAAGTACTCTTCAATCGCCCGTTTGAGCCCGGTGAGGCAAATACCACGCTTCTCAAGAATCTCGGCAAGTTGCTTTTCATCGCTGGAGGAGCTGATATAGTGTCCCCGGGGGAATTTCTCGCTCGCTTCGTCGATCCGAGTCAGCTCCCTGCAGACGATGACTTCTCGGGCTTAAACATTCTGCAGATTGCTGGGCTCGGGCATCCGCTCGCCAAGAGTACGGTATACGACCGATGGTTTCCGGCAATTGTGAACACGATTGAGAGATTTCTCCGAAGTCCAGCCCGCAACGCGGTCTCCTACGAGGATGTGCTTCGTCACCTGGCTGGCTACACGATTCACCGCATCCCGTGGGACAAATGGGTCGACAAGGTCCAATGTGTTGACGATATTGACAAGACTCTCGACGTTCTCAAGGTGCTCGACAGGATTCGGCCCATCCACAGAAGAAGGGCATACAAGGCGGAATTCCTGCGACACTACCTTGTGTCCAAGCGCTATTTCGAGAACGATTCGGAGTTGTTGCGGACACTCGAACGCGAGCGTCGCCGTAAGGGGATCAAGCGATAGTGACCAAGGCACGGCTCATCATCGCCTCATCCACGTTTGCGGAGCGGGGGTGGTTCCGCCCAAACCGTGGACCGGCGCAGCGCATACGGCAACCGCGGGCCTTCATCTGCCATCTACCAGTGTGCACCCCGTCGCGGCGTGCGCCCGCTCTCGCGAATCTTTCTCGCGGGATCCAGAGGGTAAGGCCGTCGGTCAGGCGCGAAAGCCGTCGGCTCGGATGTCGCGCTCGAAGTTAGCAAGTTGCCGCGCGCAGTTATCGGAACGAAGCGGCGGGAGCGGTTGAGCCGCGCGCCGTACTCTGAAATAGATGCCACCAGCGGGGCGCTGCCAGGCCGCAAGACGCGCCGGCAGACGCGCGAAGGAGAGAGCTACATGAATTGGCGAAGGCGAACTTTGTTGGGCACCGTGCTGCTGTGCGCGCTGGCGGGTTCAGTGCGAGCGGATGAGCCGGCCGACCAACTCCAGCCCGGGGACGTGCTCAACCAGTCCAACTGGCATAAGGCAAAGGATCTGTTGCCGCCCGAGATCCTCAAACATTATCAAACCGGCGAGTACATCAACCCCATCGTCGAATGGCCAGCGGACTACTTCGTCTGGCCGCCCGACTTCCTCGAGGGCTGCAAGCGCAACGAGGGCCGTTACGACACCGGACCCAACGGCGAAATCATCGAGAAGGCCACCGGCAAGCAACCGCCGTTCATCTTCGGCCACCCCTTTCCGACCATCGACCCCAAAGACCCGGCGGCGGGCGCCAAGATCATTTGGAACTTCATGTATCGCAGCTGGTACTTCGGCAACATGCGCGCCGTCTCCCAGGTCCTCTGGGTCAGCCCGCGCGGTGTCGAACGCCGCTCCGACAATGACGTGAACTGGCAGATCTTCGATGG
This genomic stretch from Deltaproteobacteria bacterium harbors:
- a CDS encoding alpha/beta fold hydrolase, whose product is MQRLIDTWFELDRQQQPEHYYAYTRDHWRLALYRYVPRRGSHRTPVLLCHGMSSNRWDMDGPGRISLARHLVRRGYDVWNVELRGAGRSTRPTWWNGKRYNWTFEDYVQHDAPAALQVVLRETGARQVHWVGHSMGGMIAYALLMSPVHDKIASAVTLGSPTMTKVGHPLLDFGVPYRWLLRLLPPRVPVGILARLGFPFAPWIYRGWEHTIRELGWCEGNASLPLLRALMLTAVDDLPASLLREFARWYENKAMHDRYAMFDFTEHLERITAPVLIIAGSKDGLTPVRDLEAVYRRLSSRDKAFRIIGKAQGFAHDYSHADLILGLHAPEDVYPVVVQWLDAHRQTAPRPARASRPARAPRASVSQLHAVAAEAE
- a CDS encoding CBS domain-containing protein, which gives rise to MFVGDRMSRRVVTAPPQLPLAEARALLERHHIRQLPVLQGTQLVGIITDRDLRAAPATTRAVRQAMTANPLTIAPDAPVDEAARLLRAHKINALPVIKAGKLSGILTASDVLGAFIELSGVAERTYRIIFRATAGTEGRVRRVIEGARGEIKWLHREHGRARRLHVRLKARRIEDVTAALEGAGFEVSAVVAPPPRRG
- a CDS encoding HNH endonuclease, with amino-acid sequence MPADYFTSEVSEEQLRHERAKARELRQSPWWKRRLAAGRCHYCGAAVPPRELTMDHVVPLIRGGRSTKGNLVPACKACNASKQSRLAFEWEPAAAPEGRKP
- a CDS encoding PAS domain S-box protein, which codes for MIRTCGAVAAAAGLIALLGWALGFLFLASLGPGKIPMAPSTAVLFVLYGVAAVLRARLPLCAGAYWLGVVAHCAGAPVALLLFFLSYHGIYLDAEQLGFAAVGAVGGAPIGHMSPVTALGFLLASLSFLAALPSSSHRPWRAVAASILACLLLAACFVLLPAYLYGTPLLYGGSFIPPAATTSMAFAALGVALLALAGPQAWPRGDPDAAAATRPVPVLFLVFILLAVGIITAGYLYSRTYEAQYRVEVGRQLASVAELKVGELVRYRKERLEDGSVLLGNTAFAALVRRVFDNPTDSETHAQLQVWLGKLQEHFEYNRLFLLDAHGAVRIAIPETGVPIASVVSQRAAEVLQSRQMVFQDFHRNEHDQRVYLTLLIPILGRPDGGRALGVVALRIDPETYLYLLISRWPTPSETAETLLIRRDGSSALFLNDLRFKKNTALTLSVPLERQDVLAVKAVLGQEGMVEGVDYRGVPVIGNLRAVPDSPWFLVARMDASEVYTPLRERMWMMIVLVAVLLAGAGAGVGAVWRQQRAQFYRERYEAEREHNWLRDVIARSLNEVYVFDPETLRFSFVNAGACRNLGYTPDELARLTPLDLKPEFTEEAFRAMVAPLRSGEREVLVFETVHRRKDGSDYPVEVHLQLVDTAAERVFLAVINDIAERKRAEAALQGSEDRYRDLVEHSHDLICTHDLKGNLLSVNEAAVRVTGYSRDTLLRMNLADLLDPRQRAGLQAYLGEMEERGCARGIMRIQTAGGEARLWEYDNTLRAEGAEVPIVRGMAHDITDSRRAEQQRRALEAQLHVAHKMEALGTLAAGIAHDFNNILGAIIGNAELARQDVGPSHPAIESLSEIRKASQRAKDLVQRILAFGRQQQQPQEVIALRPTVEETVALLRATLPAGVELSTTFGADTPTVLADSTQIHQVMINLCTNAWHALDGGSGRIDIRLDGVTLDAQAARADTKLWPGRFARLTVADNGAGMDAATLERIFDPFFTTKPVGQGTGLGLSVVHGIIEAHGGAITVTSQPGKGTIFSVFFPAATAPPPSAAREGAAAEPLPAAGGQHVLYLDDEESLVFLVTRLLKRLGYRVSGYTRAEEALAAVRADPGQFDLVVTDLSMPGMSGLEVARELSRLRPDLPVVLASGYITEELRAAAPEVGVRQLIYKPNTVEELCLAVQRLAGVPKESHGGLRASHGNDSLG